In one Sesamum indicum cultivar Zhongzhi No. 13 linkage group LG12, S_indicum_v1.0, whole genome shotgun sequence genomic region, the following are encoded:
- the LOC105175452 gene encoding sugar carrier protein C-like: MGGLIFGYDIGISGGVTSMDSFLEKFFPSVYRKQKADDSTNQYCKFDSVTLTLFTSSLYLAALLSSVVASTVTRKLGRKLSMLLGGVLFCAGALINGFAQGVWMLIVGRILLGFGIGFANQSVPLYLSEMAPYKYRGALNIGFQLSITIGILAANVLNYGFAKIKGGWGWRLSLGGAMVPALIITVGSLVLPETPNSLIERGQQDDARAKLKRIRGLSNVDEEFHDLVAASEASQKVEHPWRNLLQRKYRPHLTMAIAIPFFQQLTGINVIMFYAPVLFKTIGFGADASLMSAVVTGGVNVLATAVSIYGVDKWGRRFLFLEGGIQMLICQVAVAIFIGLKFGVDGNPGELPKWYAIVVVAFICVYVAGFAWSWGPLGWLVPSEIFPLEIRSAAQSLNVSVNMIFTFIIAQVFLTMLCHLKFGLFLFFAFFVVVMTIFIYFFLPETKNIPIEEMVVVWKEHWFWSRFMTEVDYPNGSLEMNKGGDKSLKV, encoded by the exons ATGGGTGGTCTTATTTTTGGTTACGACATTGGAATATCAG GTGGTGTGACGTCTATGGACTCGTTCTTGGAGAAGTTCTTCCCGTCGGTGTACAGGAAGCAGAAAGCGGACGATTCCACAAACCAGTACTGTAAATTTGACAGCGTCACACTTACTCTGTTCACGTCGTCCTTGTACTTGGCCGCGCTTTTGTCGTCGGTTGTGGCCTCGACAGTGACCAGAAAACTGGGAAGAAAACTGTCAATGCTGCTCGGCGGCGTGCTGTTCTGCGCCGGGGCCCTGATCAACGGATTTGCCCAGGGTGTCTGGATGTTGATTGTCGGCCGTATTTTACTGGGTTTCGGAATTGGGTTCGCCAATCAG TCAGTGCCACTCTACCTCTCTGAGATGGCTCCTTACAAGTACAGAGGTGCCCTCAACATAGGATTTCAGCTGTCCATCACAATCGGCATCCTGGCTGCCAATGTATTGAACTACGGCTTTGCAAAAATTAAGGGCGGATGGGGTTGGAGGTTGAGCTTGGGTGGCGCAATGGTCCCTGCTCTTATCATCACTGTCGGCTCACTAGTCCTTCCCGAGACACCAAACTCCTTAATCGAGCGTGGCCAGCAGGACGATGCTCGGGCCAAGTTGAAGAGGATCCGTGGCTTATCCAACGTGGACGAAGAGTTCCATGACTTGGTCGCGGCCAGTGAGGCGTCACAAAAAGTGGAGCATCCCTGGAGGAACCTCCTACAGAGGAAGTATAGGCCTCATCTAACAATGGCTATTGCCATTCCCTTCTTTCAGCAGCTGACAGGCATCAATGTCATCATGTTTTATGCCCCCGTCTTGTTTAAAACAATCGGGTTTGGAGCTGATGCCTCACTGATGTCTGCTGTGGTCACTGGTGGCGTGAATGTTCTGGCGACTGCCGTTTCCATATACGGTGTGGATAAGTGGGGTAGAAGGTTCCTCTTCCTTGAAGGTGGTATCCAAATGCTCATTTGTCAG GTTGCAGTTGCAATTTTCATAGGGCTAAAATTTGGAGTGGATGGAAATCCAGGCGAATTACCAAAGTGGTATGCAATTGTGGTAGTCGCAtttatatgtgtgtatgtagCTGGATTTGCTTGGTCATGGGGACCTCTCGGCTGGTTGGTGCCAAGTGAAATCTTCCCACTCGAAATCCGGTCTGCTGCACAGAGTCTCAACGTTTCCGTGAACATGATCTTCACTTTCATCATAGCTCAGGTCTTCCTGACTATGCTCTGCCACCTGAAGTTTGGACTGTTCTTGTTCTTCGCCTTCTTTGTGGTGGTCATGACTATCTTCATATACTTTTTCCTGCCGGAGACGAAGAACATTCCGATTGAAGAGATGGTGGTTGTGTGGAAGGAGCACTGGTTCTGGTCCAGGTTTATGACTGAAGTTGATTACCCTAACGGATCGTTGGAAATGAACAAGGGCGGAGATAAGAGCCTCAAAGTATGA
- the LOC105175449 gene encoding putative PAP-specific phosphatase, mitochondrial isoform X3 → MNVLIHSATSRFPNPRLHRPLRTSLRQCVFSVRSSFNLPFQEQKAKYYEHLQAAVGVVERACRLCVDVQKSLFSSDGKIIEKMDKTPVTVADFGAQALISLEMSKLFPSIPLVAEEDSAFVRENNLVDAVVEVVSDKATIGDKELSQDDVLKAIDRGGKDAYVFGPEPATYWILDPIDGTRGFVKGSEALYVVGLALIVEGEIVLGVMGCPNWQDEHLDEFNKVQGDAESQTWESLPLSTQFDAVTNANSVGEKQILLLPACCGSLCKYLMVASGRASVFIVRARTKTIIKVWDHAVGVICISEAGGRVTDWKGSQLDFAADQIERRVLFPSGGILVTNDRLHNQILEIISSS, encoded by the exons ATGAATGTCCTCATCCACTCCGCTACCTCTCGATTCCCTAATCCTCGTCTCCACCGCCCATTACGTACATCTCTCCGCCAATGCGTCTTCTCCGTTAG GTCAAGTTTTAATCTTCCTTTTCAAGAGCAGAAAGCGAAGTACTATGAACATCTGCAAGCAGCCGTTGGTGTTGTCGAGCGCGCCTGCCGTCTTTGTGTTGAT GTGCAAAAATCATTGTTTTCAAGCGATGGAAAGATCATCGAGAAAATGGATAAGACACCGGTCACCGTTGCAGATTTTGGAGCTCAAGCTCTTATTAGCCTGG AGATGAGCAAACTCTTTCCTTCTATTCCATTGGTAGCTGAGGAGGACTCAGCATTTGTAcgagaaaataatttggtggATGCTGTCGTTGAGGTCGTTAGTGATAAAGCAACTATTGGAGATAAAGAATTAAGTCAAGATGATGTTTTGAAGGCTATTGATAGAGGTGGAAAAGATGCCTATGTGTTTGGACCTGAGCCAGCTACTTATTGG ATATTGGATCCAATTGATGGTACACGAGGATTTGTCAAAGGTAGTGAAGCTCTCTATGTG GTAGGTCTGGCTCTAATAGTTGAAGGAGAGATTGTTTTGGGTGTTATGGGATGTCCGAATTGGCAGGATGAGCATTTAGATGAATTTAACAAAGTTCAGGGAGATGCAG AGAGTCAAACATGGGAGTCTTTGCCCCTTTCAACTCAATTTGATGCGGTAACAAATGCTAACAGTGTTGGGGAGAAACAGATTCTTCTTCTGCCTGCTTGCTGTGGAAG TCTCTGTAAATATCTGATGGTGGCATCTGGAAGAGCATCCGTTTTCATTGTTCGTGCAAGGACTAAAACAATTATCAAG GTTTGGGATCATGCTGTTGGAGTCATATGTATTAGTGAAGCTGGAGGAAGG GTAACTGACTGGAAGGGTAGTCAACTGGACTTTGCTGCTGACCAGATAGAGCGAAGAGTCCTATTTCCTTCTGGTGGTATCCTGGTCACAAATGATAGGTTACATAACCAGATACTGGAGATTATATCCTCCAGCTGA
- the LOC105175449 gene encoding putative PAP-specific phosphatase, mitochondrial isoform X1, with translation MNVLIHSATSRFPNPRLHRPLRTSLRQCVFSVRSSFNLPFQEQKAKYYEHLQAAVGVVERACRLCVDVQKSLFSSDGKIIEKMDKTPVTVADFGAQALISLEMSKLFPSIPLVAEEDSAFVRENNLVDAVVEVVSDKATIGDKELSQDDVLKAIDRGGKDAYVFGPEPATYWILDPIDGTRGFVKGSEALYVVGLALIVEGEIVLGVMGCPNWQDEHLDEFNKVQGDAGTVSRSGIIMISHVGCGTWRTKLWDLQIGNNKMDHNWTRCLVDGFHLVDQARYCIPESQTWESLPLSTQFDAVTNANSVGEKQILLLPACCGSLCKYLMVASGRASVFIVRARTKTIIKVWDHAVGVICISEAGGRVTDWKGSQLDFAADQIERRVLFPSGGILVTNDRLHNQILEIISSS, from the exons ATGAATGTCCTCATCCACTCCGCTACCTCTCGATTCCCTAATCCTCGTCTCCACCGCCCATTACGTACATCTCTCCGCCAATGCGTCTTCTCCGTTAG GTCAAGTTTTAATCTTCCTTTTCAAGAGCAGAAAGCGAAGTACTATGAACATCTGCAAGCAGCCGTTGGTGTTGTCGAGCGCGCCTGCCGTCTTTGTGTTGAT GTGCAAAAATCATTGTTTTCAAGCGATGGAAAGATCATCGAGAAAATGGATAAGACACCGGTCACCGTTGCAGATTTTGGAGCTCAAGCTCTTATTAGCCTGG AGATGAGCAAACTCTTTCCTTCTATTCCATTGGTAGCTGAGGAGGACTCAGCATTTGTAcgagaaaataatttggtggATGCTGTCGTTGAGGTCGTTAGTGATAAAGCAACTATTGGAGATAAAGAATTAAGTCAAGATGATGTTTTGAAGGCTATTGATAGAGGTGGAAAAGATGCCTATGTGTTTGGACCTGAGCCAGCTACTTATTGG ATATTGGATCCAATTGATGGTACACGAGGATTTGTCAAAGGTAGTGAAGCTCTCTATGTG GTAGGTCTGGCTCTAATAGTTGAAGGAGAGATTGTTTTGGGTGTTATGGGATGTCCGAATTGGCAGGATGAGCATTTAGATGAATTTAACAAAGTTCAGGGAGATGCAGGTACTGTTTCCAGATCAGGGATCATTATGATATCCCATGTTGGTTGTGGAACATGGAGAACAAAATTGTGGGATCTACAAATTGGAAATAACAAAATGGATCATAATTGGACGAGGTGCTTAGTTGACGGGTTTCACCTAGTTGATCAAGCGCGTTATTGTATTCCAGAGAGTCAAACATGGGAGTCTTTGCCCCTTTCAACTCAATTTGATGCGGTAACAAATGCTAACAGTGTTGGGGAGAAACAGATTCTTCTTCTGCCTGCTTGCTGTGGAAG TCTCTGTAAATATCTGATGGTGGCATCTGGAAGAGCATCCGTTTTCATTGTTCGTGCAAGGACTAAAACAATTATCAAG GTTTGGGATCATGCTGTTGGAGTCATATGTATTAGTGAAGCTGGAGGAAGG GTAACTGACTGGAAGGGTAGTCAACTGGACTTTGCTGCTGACCAGATAGAGCGAAGAGTCCTATTTCCTTCTGGTGGTATCCTGGTCACAAATGATAGGTTACATAACCAGATACTGGAGATTATATCCTCCAGCTGA
- the LOC105175449 gene encoding putative PAP-specific phosphatase, mitochondrial isoform X2: MNVLIHSATSRFPNPRLHRPLRTSLRQCVFSVRSSFNLPFQEQKAKYYEHLQAAVGVVERACRLCVDVQKSLFSSDGKIIEKMDKTPVTVADFGAQALISLEMSKLFPSIPLVAEEDSAFVRENNLVDAVVEVVSDKATIGDKELSQDDVLKAIDRGGKDAYVFGPEPATYWILDPIDGTRGFVKGSEALYVVGLALIVEGEIVLGVMGCPNWQDEHLDEFNKVQGDAGTVSRSGIIMISHVGCGTWRTKLWDLQIGNNKMDHNWTRCLVDGFHLVDQARYCIPESQTWESLPLSTQFDAVTNANSVGEKQILLLPACCGSLCKYLMVASGRASVFIVRARTKTIIKVWDHAVGVICISEAGGREF; encoded by the exons ATGAATGTCCTCATCCACTCCGCTACCTCTCGATTCCCTAATCCTCGTCTCCACCGCCCATTACGTACATCTCTCCGCCAATGCGTCTTCTCCGTTAG GTCAAGTTTTAATCTTCCTTTTCAAGAGCAGAAAGCGAAGTACTATGAACATCTGCAAGCAGCCGTTGGTGTTGTCGAGCGCGCCTGCCGTCTTTGTGTTGAT GTGCAAAAATCATTGTTTTCAAGCGATGGAAAGATCATCGAGAAAATGGATAAGACACCGGTCACCGTTGCAGATTTTGGAGCTCAAGCTCTTATTAGCCTGG AGATGAGCAAACTCTTTCCTTCTATTCCATTGGTAGCTGAGGAGGACTCAGCATTTGTAcgagaaaataatttggtggATGCTGTCGTTGAGGTCGTTAGTGATAAAGCAACTATTGGAGATAAAGAATTAAGTCAAGATGATGTTTTGAAGGCTATTGATAGAGGTGGAAAAGATGCCTATGTGTTTGGACCTGAGCCAGCTACTTATTGG ATATTGGATCCAATTGATGGTACACGAGGATTTGTCAAAGGTAGTGAAGCTCTCTATGTG GTAGGTCTGGCTCTAATAGTTGAAGGAGAGATTGTTTTGGGTGTTATGGGATGTCCGAATTGGCAGGATGAGCATTTAGATGAATTTAACAAAGTTCAGGGAGATGCAGGTACTGTTTCCAGATCAGGGATCATTATGATATCCCATGTTGGTTGTGGAACATGGAGAACAAAATTGTGGGATCTACAAATTGGAAATAACAAAATGGATCATAATTGGACGAGGTGCTTAGTTGACGGGTTTCACCTAGTTGATCAAGCGCGTTATTGTATTCCAGAGAGTCAAACATGGGAGTCTTTGCCCCTTTCAACTCAATTTGATGCGGTAACAAATGCTAACAGTGTTGGGGAGAAACAGATTCTTCTTCTGCCTGCTTGCTGTGGAAG TCTCTGTAAATATCTGATGGTGGCATCTGGAAGAGCATCCGTTTTCATTGTTCGTGCAAGGACTAAAACAATTATCAAG GTTTGGGATCATGCTGTTGGAGTCATATGTATTAGTGAAGCTGGAGGAAGG GAGTTCTAG
- the LOC105175451 gene encoding vesicle-associated protein 4-2, whose translation MAIAEEKMDGKVWGLFKLPFRNSHSTTSSSSNFALYQQNYGHGNSNAHSQVEGSGSHATTATSVSSVARSLLPTRRRLKLDPSNKLYFPYEPGKQVRSAVKIKNTSKSHVAFKFQTTAPKSCFMRPPGAILAPGESIIATVFKFVEHPENNEKPMDQKSRVKFKIMSLKVKGPMDYIPELFDEHKDQVAVEQILRVVFLDVERPSPALEKLKRQLAEAEAELEARKKPSEDTGPKFIGEGLVIDEWKERRERYLARQQVEGVDSV comes from the exons ATGGCAATCGCCGAAGAGAAAATGGACGGCAAGGTTTGGGGGCTGTTCAAGCTGCCTTTCCGGAATTCTCATTCAACCACCTCGTCTTCCTCCAATTTTGCTCTTTATCAGCAGAACTACGGCCATGGAAACAGTAACGCCCATTCACAGGTGGAGGGATCGGGTTCCCACGCCACTACTGCCACCTCTGTTTCTTCCGTCGCCAGATCTCTGCTTCCCACGCGCCGGCGTTTGAAGCTTGATCCCTCTAATAAGCTGTATTTTCCTT ATGAGCCTGGCAAACAAGTCCGAAGTgctgtaaaaattaaaaatacaagcaagTCTCATGTAGCATTCAAG TTCCAAACAACTGCACCGAAAAGCTGTTTCATGCGTCCTCCTGGTGCCATTCTTGCTCCAGGCGAGAGTATAATTGCAACTG TATTCAAGTTTGTTGAGCATCCAGAGAACAATGAGAAGCCAATGGATCAGAAGAGCAGAGTGAAGTTCAAAATTATGAGCCTAAAAGTGAAGGGACCAATGGACTACATTCCTGAACTG TTTGATGAGCACAAGGATCAAGTGGCTGTTGAGCAGATACTTCGGGTAGTTTTCCTGGATGTTGAACGACCTAGTCCT GCTCTAGAGAAATTAAAGCGTCAATTAGCCGAAGCTGAGGCCGAATTGGAGGCCCGCAAGAAGCCTTCAGAAGACACAGGCCCAAAGTTTATTGGAGAAGGACTCGTCATTGATGAATGG aaagaaagaagagaaagataCCTAGCTCGACAACAAGTCGAAGGGGTAGATTCTGTATAA
- the LOC105175447 gene encoding protein MOTHER of FT and TFL1, with translation MEQMPRAAVDPLVVGGVIGDVVDMFVPAADLSLHYGTKHLCNGMEINPHSAAQSPRLLITASVPVPTPNYYTLVMVDPDAPSPSEPTFREWLHWLVIDIPEGSDASEGKEVMEYMGPQPPTGIHRYVFVAFKQNSLMETVRRRPVERGQFNTRQFASENDLGLPAAALYFNSQKQPAGNKKH, from the exons ATGGAGCAAATGCCTAGAGCGGCGGTGGATCCCCTGGTGGTGGGCGGCGTCATCGGAGATGTGGTCGATATGTTCGTTCCCGCGGCCGACTTGTCCCTACACTACGGCACCAAACACCTATGCAATGGCATGGAGATCAACCCACACTCAGCGGCTCAAAGCCCTCGACTCCTCATCACCGCCTCCGTTCCCGTTCCCACTCCTAATTACTATACTCTT GTAATGGTTGATCCTGATGCTCCTAGTCCAAGCGAACCAACTTTCAGAGAGTGGCTCCACTG GCTAGTGATAGACATTCCTGAGGGATCCGATGCCAGTGAag GCAAGGAAGTAATGGAGTATATGGGGCCTCAGCCACCCACCGGCATTCACCGCTATGTGTTTGTAGCTTTCAAGCAAAACAGCCTGATGGAAACGGTGAGAAGGCGGCCAGTGGAGCGCGGTCAATTTAACACACGCCAGTTTGCAAGTGAGAATGATCTCGGCCTTCCAGCAGCCGCTCTGTATTTCAACTCTCAGAAGCAACCAGCTGGAAACAAGAAACACTAG
- the LOC105175448 gene encoding protein ODORANT1 — MGRAPCCDKNGLKKGPWTPEEDQKLIDYIQKNGYGNWRTLPKNAGLQRCGKSCRLRWTNYLRPDIKRGRFSFEEEETIIQLHSILGNKWSAIAARLPGRTDNEIKNYWNTHIRKRLLRMGIDPVTHSPRLDLLDLSTILNSSLYANSSSQISFSRLLGMQSLINPELLRLATSLLSSSHTQNQDFLVQNNPLIRDNPHVSNQISQSLIQPCIQTPVQDLTIPTSCLDTTPNSCTVSLSNHDQAHPFMQYDNVQDLDAGFGSQNCQLNEWQLSDGSMLSTLTEDYLPVTNYGYYGSDHQSVVDPAPSSEASTFQQSNSSNNFSFQSVLSNISTPSSSPTPLHSNSTHNINSSSTEDERESYCSNMLKFEIPDILDVNDFM; from the exons ATGGGAAGGGCTCCTTGCTGCGACAAAAACGGACTCAAGAAAGGGCCTTGGACCCCTGAAGAAGATCAAAAGCTCATCGATTATATACAGAAAAATGGGTATGGAAACTGGAGAACTCTTCCTAAGAATGCTG GGCTGCAAAGGTGTGGAAAGAGCTGTCGGCTGCGGTGGACGAATTATCTCCGGCCTGACATCAAGAGAGGACGATTCTcatttgaagaagaagagacaATTATTCAACTCCACAGCATTCTCGGAAACAA GTGGTCTGCAATTGCCGCACGGCTCCCTGGAAGAACTGACAATGAGATCAAGAACTACTGGAACACGCACATTAGGAAAAGGCTTCTGCGCATGGGAATCGACCCCGTCACTCACAGCCCTCGTCTTGATCTTCTCGACCTCTCCACAATCTTAAACTCATCTCTCTACGCTAATTCCTCATCCCAAATCAGTTTTTCAAGGTTATTAGGGATGCAATCTTTGATTAATCCTGAGCTTCTACGCTTAGCCACTTCCCTCTTGTCCTCCTCCCACACCCAAAACCAAGATTTCCTCGTACAAAACAACCCTCTGATTAGAGATAATCCCCATGTCTCTAATCAAATCTCCCAATCCTTAATCCAACCTTGTATTCAGACACCAGTTCAGGATTTGACAATTCCAACTAGTTGTTTGGATACAACACCTAACTCATGTACTGTTTCACTTTCTAATCATGACCAAGCTCACCCTTTCATGCAATACGACAACGTTCAAGATCTTGATGCCGGGTTCGGGTCGCAAAATTGCCAGCTAAATGAGTGGCAACTGAGCGATGGATCAATGCTTTCTACTCTGACAGAAGACTATTTGCCGGTAACAAACTATGGCTATTACGGGTCGGATCATCAATCCGTGGTGGACCCGGCTCCATCATCCGAAGCTTCAACTTTTCAACAATCCAACAGCAGCAACAATTTCAGCTTCCAATCCGTTTTGTCAAATATATCAACTCCGTCATCAAGTCCAACTCCTCTGCATTCAAATTCAACTCACAATATTAACAGCAGCAGCACAGAAGACGAAAGGGAAAGTTACTGCAGCAACATGTTGAAGTTTGAAATCCCGGACATCTTGGATGTTAATGATTTCATGTAA
- the LOC105175476 gene encoding sugar carrier protein C-like: MAGGGFGPGPGNRRDYPSNLTPYVIVTCAIASTGGLIFGYDIGISGGVTSMESFLKKFFPAVHRKLQIPDASTNQYCLFDSVTLTLFTSSLYLAAFFSSFAASIVSRKLGRKLSMLLGGVLFCVGALLSGFAEAVWMLIVGRIFLGFGIGFANQSVPLYLSEMAPYKYRGALNIGFQLSITIGILAANVLNYGFAKIEGGWGWRLSLGGAVVPALIVTLGSLVLPETPNSLIERGKQDDARANLQRIRGVPNVDQEFNYLVSACEASRRVEHPWRNLLDCKYKSHLAMAIAIPFFQQLAGISAVVFYAPLLFQTFGLGADTALISAVVTGSVNVVATVVSIYCVDKWGRRFLFLEGGIQMLICLIAVAVCMALKFGVDGNPGEIPKWYAVVVVAFICVYVAGFAWSWGPLGWLVPSEIFPLEIRSAAQSLNVSINMIVTFITGQTFFTMLCHLKFGLFLFFAFFVVVMTLFIYFFLPETKNIPIEAIDFPYFIFLQFLQAVNIVPRSFMV, from the exons ATGGCGGGTGGTGGTTTTGGGCCCGGTCCCGGAAACCGGAGAGATTATCCAAGCAACCTAACGCCGTATGTCATCGTCACTTGCGCCATTGCATCCACGGGTGGCCTTATTTTTGGTTACGATATCGGAATTTCAG GCGGTGTGACGTCTATGGAGTCGTTCTTGAAGAAGTTCTTCCCGGCAGTGCACAGGAAGCTGCAGATACCGGACGCTTCCACAAACCAGTACTGTCTATTTGACAGCGTAACGCTTACTCTGTTCACCTCCTCCTTGTATTTGGCTGCGTTTTTCTCCTCCTTTGCGGCCTCGATAGTCTCCAGAAAACTGGGAAGGAAATTGTCAATGCTGCTCGGTGGTGTGCTGTTCTGCGTCGGGGCATTGCTTAGTGGCTTTGCTGAGGCTGTTTGGATGCTGATTGTTGGCCGTATTTTTCTGGGTTTCGGAATTGGGTTTGCCAATCAG TCAGTGCCGCTCTACCTCTCTGAGATGGCTCCTTACAAGTACAGAGGTGCTCTCAACATAGGATTTCAGCTCTCCATCACAATCGGCATCCTGGCTGCCAACGTACTGAACTATGGCTTTGCAAAAATTGAGGGCGGCTGGGGTTGGAGGTTGAGCTTGGGTGGCGCCGTGGTCCCTGCTCTGATCGTCACCCTCGGTTCACTGGTCCTCCCCGAGACACCAAACTCCCTCATCGAGCGTGGCAAGCAGGACGATGCTCGAGCCAATTTGCAAAGGATCCGAGGCGTACCCAATGTGGACCAAGAGTTCAATTATTTGGTCTCGGCATGTGAGGCGTCTCGAAGGGTGGAGCACCCCTGGCGGAACCTCCTCGACTGCAAGTACAAGTCTCATCTCGCAATGGCTATTGCCATTCCCTTTTTCCAGCAGCTGGCAGGCATCAGCGCCGTCGTGTTTTACGCGCCCCTCCTTTTCCAAACATTCGGGTTGGGAGCCGACACCGCATTGATATCGGCTGTTGTGACCGGTAGCGTGAATGTCGTGGCCACTGTGGTTTCCATATATTGTGTAGATAAATGGGGAAGAAGGTTTCTTTTCCTTGAAGGCGGTATCCAAATGCTCATTTGTCTG ATTGCGGTTGCAGTTTGTATGGCACTGAAATTTGGGGTAGATGGAAATCCAGGGGAAATACCAAAGTGGTACGCAGTTGTGGTGGTGGCatttatatgtgtatatgtTGCTGGATTTGCATGGTCATGGGGGCCTTTGGGCTGGTTGGTTCCGAGTGAAATTTTCCCATTAGAAATTCGGTCGGCTGCGCAGAGTCTCAACGTTTCAATCAACATGATTGTCACctttattacaggtcaaaccTTCTTCACTATGCTCTGCCACTTGAAGTTTGGATTGTTCTTATTCTTTGCCTTTTTTGTGGTGGTGATGACTCtctttatatactttttcttgCCGGAGACTAAGAACATTCCCATCGAAGCAATAGATTTtccatattttatatttctacaatttttaCAAGCAGTGAATATTGTACCAAGAAGTTTCatggtttaa